One Oncorhynchus keta strain PuntledgeMale-10-30-2019 chromosome 11, Oket_V2, whole genome shotgun sequence DNA window includes the following coding sequences:
- the LOC118390236 gene encoding inositol-trisphosphate 3-kinase C-like isoform X1, whose amino-acid sequence MNHSCSNASEEPVWSANGKTDSTKYADFPSHCETVHENVPQLVVTCDSSRIELEAMRISGLSVGSHPDEESFCSDSGFGGSPASLLLRKLSNASSSVLSPASSFEENEDDRGCPDEVPRSVTWKKPRSTGTSSPLSVPPKKPQPWVQVVGHAGSFHAGDYGMLLKRYTEGEQKCLQRLMEDSLRPFVPGYHGVVQRAEQDYNMMDDLLTHFNSPAIMDCKMGTRTYLEEELAKARERPQPRQDMYEKMVDVDPEAPTTEERALQAVLKTRYMQWRETLSSTTTLGFRIEGLKKADGLCNTDFKRTKSREEVMQALQDFVGCNTLILDYRSLSLLFQKGYLRRMKDLRLVLETSIFFRTHEVVGSSLLFVHDSTGKTGVWMIDFGRTVSLPPPLTLDHRTPWIEGNREDGYLWGLDNLIDVLTDMLHLT is encoded by the exons ATGAACCACAGTTGCTCAAACGCTTCGGAGGAGCCAGTGTGGTCGGCGAACGGGAAAACAGACTCCACAAAATATGCTGATTTCCCCTCACATTGCGAAACCGTACACGAAAATGTTCCACAACTGGTGGTCACGTGTGACTCGAGCCGAATTGAATTGGAGGCCATGAGGATTAGCGGGCTCTCCGTTGGATCTCATCCCGACGAGGAGTCGTTTTGCTCGGACAGTGGGTTCGGGGGCTCCCCCGCGTCTCTTCTCCTCAGAAAACTGTCAAACGCCTCATCGTCTGTGTTGTCACCAGCCTCGTCTTTTGAAGAAAATGAGGACGACCGCGGCTGTCCTGATGAGGTCCCTCGG AGTGTCACATGGAAGAAACCGAGAAGCACAGGGACCTCGTCTCCCCTCTCAGTGCCCCCCAAGAAGCCACAGCCCTGGGTGCAAGTAGTCGGACATGCAG GGAGTTTCCATGCAGGGGACTATGGGATGCTGCTGAAGCGCTACACTGAGGGAGAGCAAAAGTGCCTGCAGAGGCTAATGGAGGACTCTCTGAGACCCTTTGTGCCAGGCTACCATGGAGTGGTGCAGCGTGCCGAGCAGGACTACAACATGATGGACGACCTGCTCACACACTTCAACTCCCCTGCCATCATGGATTGCAAGATGGGCACCCG GACATACTTGGAAGAGGAGCTGGCGAAGGCTCGGGAGCGGCCCCAGCCTCGTCAGGACATGTATGAGAAGATGGTGGACGTGGACCCAGAGGCCCCCACTACAGAGGAGCGAGCACTACAGGCAGTACTCAAGACCAGATACATGCAGTGGAGAGAGACCCTAAGCTCCACCACCACTCTGGGCTTCCGCATCGAGGGACTCaag AAGGCTGATGGTCTGTGCAACACAGACTTTAAAAGGACCAAGAGCAGAGAAGAGGTGATGCAGGCACTGCAGGACTTTGTGGGTTGCAACACCCTCATTCTG GATtatagatctctctctcttctctttcagaaGGGATATCTGAGACGAATGAAGGATCTTCGACTGGTGTTGGAGACATCCATCTTCTTCAGAACACACGAG GTGGTGGGCAGCTCCCTACTATTTGTGCATGACAGTACAGGGAAGACAGGAGTATGGATGATTGATTTTGGGAGGACTGTCTCCCTGCCGCCGCCTCTCACCCTGGACCACCGCACCCCCTGGATAGAGGGCAACCGAGAGGATGGGTACCTGTGGGGGCTGGATAACCTCATTGATGTCCTGACCGATATGCTGCATCTCACCTGA
- the LOC118390236 gene encoding inositol-trisphosphate 3-kinase C-like isoform X2, protein MNHSCSNASEEPVWSANGKTDSTKYADFPSHCETVHENVPQLVVTCDSSRIELEAMRISGLSVGSHPDEESFCSDSGFGGSPASLLLRKLSNASSSVLSPASSFEENEDDRGCPDEVPRSVTWKKPRSTGTSSPLSVPPKKPQPWVQVVGHAGSFHAGDYGMLLKRYTEGEQKCLQRLMEDSLRPFVPGYHGVVQRAEQDYNMMDDLLTHFNSPAIMDCKMGTRTYLEEELAKARERPQPRQDMYEKMVDVDPEAPTTEERALQAVLKTRYMQWRETLSSTTTLGFRIEGLKKADGLCNTDFKRTKSREEVMQALQDFVGCNTLILKGYLRRMKDLRLVLETSIFFRTHEVVGSSLLFVHDSTGKTGVWMIDFGRTVSLPPPLTLDHRTPWIEGNREDGYLWGLDNLIDVLTDMLHLT, encoded by the exons ATGAACCACAGTTGCTCAAACGCTTCGGAGGAGCCAGTGTGGTCGGCGAACGGGAAAACAGACTCCACAAAATATGCTGATTTCCCCTCACATTGCGAAACCGTACACGAAAATGTTCCACAACTGGTGGTCACGTGTGACTCGAGCCGAATTGAATTGGAGGCCATGAGGATTAGCGGGCTCTCCGTTGGATCTCATCCCGACGAGGAGTCGTTTTGCTCGGACAGTGGGTTCGGGGGCTCCCCCGCGTCTCTTCTCCTCAGAAAACTGTCAAACGCCTCATCGTCTGTGTTGTCACCAGCCTCGTCTTTTGAAGAAAATGAGGACGACCGCGGCTGTCCTGATGAGGTCCCTCGG AGTGTCACATGGAAGAAACCGAGAAGCACAGGGACCTCGTCTCCCCTCTCAGTGCCCCCCAAGAAGCCACAGCCCTGGGTGCAAGTAGTCGGACATGCAG GGAGTTTCCATGCAGGGGACTATGGGATGCTGCTGAAGCGCTACACTGAGGGAGAGCAAAAGTGCCTGCAGAGGCTAATGGAGGACTCTCTGAGACCCTTTGTGCCAGGCTACCATGGAGTGGTGCAGCGTGCCGAGCAGGACTACAACATGATGGACGACCTGCTCACACACTTCAACTCCCCTGCCATCATGGATTGCAAGATGGGCACCCG GACATACTTGGAAGAGGAGCTGGCGAAGGCTCGGGAGCGGCCCCAGCCTCGTCAGGACATGTATGAGAAGATGGTGGACGTGGACCCAGAGGCCCCCACTACAGAGGAGCGAGCACTACAGGCAGTACTCAAGACCAGATACATGCAGTGGAGAGAGACCCTAAGCTCCACCACCACTCTGGGCTTCCGCATCGAGGGACTCaag AAGGCTGATGGTCTGTGCAACACAGACTTTAAAAGGACCAAGAGCAGAGAAGAGGTGATGCAGGCACTGCAGGACTTTGTGGGTTGCAACACCCTCATTCTG aaGGGATATCTGAGACGAATGAAGGATCTTCGACTGGTGTTGGAGACATCCATCTTCTTCAGAACACACGAG GTGGTGGGCAGCTCCCTACTATTTGTGCATGACAGTACAGGGAAGACAGGAGTATGGATGATTGATTTTGGGAGGACTGTCTCCCTGCCGCCGCCTCTCACCCTGGACCACCGCACCCCCTGGATAGAGGGCAACCGAGAGGATGGGTACCTGTGGGGGCTGGATAACCTCATTGATGTCCTGACCGATATGCTGCATCTCACCTGA
- the LOC118390237 gene encoding centrosomal protein CCDC61-like isoform X2, protein MEAGSVVQEDITFRGVEFAVKIELKEGLLIVEISDAMTADQWRGGFDPAYIEDLSRKTGNFKQFPIFCSMLESAVSKTSESVTLDLLTYADLELLRNRKAGVVGRPRAQQQSPNLSAKRYLILIYTVEFDRIHYPLPLPYHGKPDPAALQKEIRALKTELNALANHVGHKPAEPEIRRLRTELTLVREEKEALAKALERLQLVGSASTPGGGARGLREVVRSLEDQLLRERAKSQHTTSKRGQEQRLQLEQLEELRASERALRIRVKSLTNELALLRRGLVNLSIRMTSGVTPALSGCSASRGDGEIRRSLSRERSLGRVVVRARSGSRERTEERGRRSEGQRADSSGPRSYVSRPSPSPTGSRTPRFDPTAYIQDRQRRLREAELKNQRKVRREMLASPVLERGLERGRSRSREAYPQLTRAGSGSRGRSLSIESRRSRQSSDNSLVELDELTIRGRKQTYNGPTMPRGRHLTRKPHCSTPTHRVRSDKGSIDGADLSEIDARLQALQDYMRDLDTGH, encoded by the exons ATGGAGGCGGGTTCAGTGGTGCAGGAGGACATTACATTCCGAGGAGTGGAGTTTGCTGTGAAGATAGAACTAAAAGAAGGATTGCTAATAGTTGAGATCTCTGATGCAATGACAGCTGACCAGTGGAGGGGAGGGTTTGACCCAGCAT ACATCGAAGACCTATCCCGCAAAACAGGCAACTTCAAGCAGTTTCCCATCTTCTGCAGCATGTTGGAATCTGCTGTTAGTAAG ACTAGTGAGTCTGTTACCCTTGACCTCTTGACCTATGCTGACCTGGAGCTCTTGCGGAACCGGAAGGCTGGAGTCGTTGGTCGTCCCCGAGCCCAACAGCAATCTCCTAACCTCAGTGCCAAAAGATACCTAATTCTTATCTACACTGTGGAATTTGACAG AATCCACTACCCCCTGCCCCTGCCCTACCATGGCAAGCCTGACCCTGCCGCCCTGCAGAAGGAGATCAGAGCCCTGAAGACTGAGCTAAACGCCCTGGCCAACCATGTAGGTCACAAACCAGCAGAGCCAGAGATACGCCGGCTACGGACAGA actcacattggtgagagaggagaaggaggcccTGGCCAAGGCTTTGGAGCGTCTGCAGTTAGTGGGGTCTGCTTCCACCCCTGGAGGAGGGGCTCGGGGGCTGAGAGAGGTGGTCAGGAGTTTAGAGGACCAGCTCCTCAGAGAGAGGGCCAAGAGTCAGCACACAACCAGCAAGAGGGGCCAGGAGCAGCGCCTCCAACTGGAGCAG TTGGAGGAGCTAAGGGCATCAGAGCGAGCTCTACGGATTCGCGTTAAGAGTTTGACCAATGAACTGGCGTTGCTAAGACGAGGGTTAGTCAATCTAAGCAT TAGGATGACCAGTGGGGTGACCCCTGCCCTCTCTGGGTGCAGTGCCTCGCGGGGTGATGGGGAGATCAGGCGTTCACTGTCTCGGGAACGTAGTTTGGGACGTGTTGTAGTTCGGGCTCGCTCAGGgtccagagagaggacagaagagaggggtCGGAGGTCAGAAGGCCAGAGGGCAGACTCCTCAGGGCCCCGCTCGTATGTCTCCAGACCCTCACCTTCTCCCACAG GTTCGCGGACGCCACGCTTTGACCCCACTGCATATATCCAGGACAGACAGCGCCGACTGAGAGAGGCGGAACTCAAAAA cCAGAGAAAGGTCAGAAGAGAAATGTTAGCGTCACCTGTTCTGGAGAGGGGCCTAGAGAGGGGGCGGTCTCGGTCCAGGGAGGCTTATCCCCAGCTGACCAGGGCAGGCAgtgggagcagagggaggagctTATCAATTGAGAGTAGGAGAAGCAGACAGTCCTCTGATAATTCATTGGTGGAGTTGGATGAGTTGACAATCAG AGGAAGGAAGCAGACCTACAATGGTCCAACCATG CCCAGAGGAAGACATTTGACCAGGAAGCCCCATTGTAGCACTCCCACACACAGGGTACGATCAGACAAAG GCTCCATAGATGGGGCTGACCTGTCAGAGATCGATGCCCGGCTGCAGGCCCTACAGGACTACATGAGGGACCTGGACACGGGACACTAA
- the LOC118390237 gene encoding centrosomal protein CCDC61-like isoform X1, with product MEAGSVVQEDITFRGVEFAVKIELKEGLLIVEISDAMTADQWRGGFDPAYIEDLSRKTGNFKQFPIFCSMLESAVSKTSESVTLDLLTYADLELLRNRKAGVVGRPRAQQQSPNLSAKRYLILIYTVEFDRIHYPLPLPYHGKPDPAALQKEIRALKTELNALANHVGHKPAEPEIRRLRTELTLVREEKEALAKALERLQLVGSASTPGGGARGLREVVRSLEDQLLRERAKSQHTTSKRGQEQRLQLEQLEELRASERALRIRVKSLTNELALLRRGLVNLSIRMTSGVTPALSGCSASRGDGEIRRSLSRERSLGRVVVRARSGSRERTEERGRRSEGQRADSSGPRSYVSRPSPSPTGSRTPRFDPTAYIQDRQRRLREAELKNQRKVRREMLASPVLERGLERGRSRSREAYPQLTRAGSGSRGRSLSIESRRSRQSSDNSLVELDELTIRGRKQTYNGPTMPRGRHLTRKPHCSTPTHRVRSDKEGSIDGADLSEIDARLQALQDYMRDLDTGH from the exons ATGGAGGCGGGTTCAGTGGTGCAGGAGGACATTACATTCCGAGGAGTGGAGTTTGCTGTGAAGATAGAACTAAAAGAAGGATTGCTAATAGTTGAGATCTCTGATGCAATGACAGCTGACCAGTGGAGGGGAGGGTTTGACCCAGCAT ACATCGAAGACCTATCCCGCAAAACAGGCAACTTCAAGCAGTTTCCCATCTTCTGCAGCATGTTGGAATCTGCTGTTAGTAAG ACTAGTGAGTCTGTTACCCTTGACCTCTTGACCTATGCTGACCTGGAGCTCTTGCGGAACCGGAAGGCTGGAGTCGTTGGTCGTCCCCGAGCCCAACAGCAATCTCCTAACCTCAGTGCCAAAAGATACCTAATTCTTATCTACACTGTGGAATTTGACAG AATCCACTACCCCCTGCCCCTGCCCTACCATGGCAAGCCTGACCCTGCCGCCCTGCAGAAGGAGATCAGAGCCCTGAAGACTGAGCTAAACGCCCTGGCCAACCATGTAGGTCACAAACCAGCAGAGCCAGAGATACGCCGGCTACGGACAGA actcacattggtgagagaggagaaggaggcccTGGCCAAGGCTTTGGAGCGTCTGCAGTTAGTGGGGTCTGCTTCCACCCCTGGAGGAGGGGCTCGGGGGCTGAGAGAGGTGGTCAGGAGTTTAGAGGACCAGCTCCTCAGAGAGAGGGCCAAGAGTCAGCACACAACCAGCAAGAGGGGCCAGGAGCAGCGCCTCCAACTGGAGCAG TTGGAGGAGCTAAGGGCATCAGAGCGAGCTCTACGGATTCGCGTTAAGAGTTTGACCAATGAACTGGCGTTGCTAAGACGAGGGTTAGTCAATCTAAGCAT TAGGATGACCAGTGGGGTGACCCCTGCCCTCTCTGGGTGCAGTGCCTCGCGGGGTGATGGGGAGATCAGGCGTTCACTGTCTCGGGAACGTAGTTTGGGACGTGTTGTAGTTCGGGCTCGCTCAGGgtccagagagaggacagaagagaggggtCGGAGGTCAGAAGGCCAGAGGGCAGACTCCTCAGGGCCCCGCTCGTATGTCTCCAGACCCTCACCTTCTCCCACAG GTTCGCGGACGCCACGCTTTGACCCCACTGCATATATCCAGGACAGACAGCGCCGACTGAGAGAGGCGGAACTCAAAAA cCAGAGAAAGGTCAGAAGAGAAATGTTAGCGTCACCTGTTCTGGAGAGGGGCCTAGAGAGGGGGCGGTCTCGGTCCAGGGAGGCTTATCCCCAGCTGACCAGGGCAGGCAgtgggagcagagggaggagctTATCAATTGAGAGTAGGAGAAGCAGACAGTCCTCTGATAATTCATTGGTGGAGTTGGATGAGTTGACAATCAG AGGAAGGAAGCAGACCTACAATGGTCCAACCATG CCCAGAGGAAGACATTTGACCAGGAAGCCCCATTGTAGCACTCCCACACACAGGGTACGATCAGACAAAG AAGGCTCCATAGATGGGGCTGACCTGTCAGAGATCGATGCCCGGCTGCAGGCCCTACAGGACTACATGAGGGACCTGGACACGGGACACTAA
- the LOC118390237 gene encoding centrosomal protein CCDC61-like isoform X3, with protein sequence MEAGSVVQEDITFRGVEFAVKIELKEGLLIVEISDAMTADQWRGGFDPAYIEDLSRKTGNFKQFPIFCSMLESAVSKTSESVTLDLLTYADLELLRNRKAGVVGRPRAQQQSPNLSAKRYLILIYTVEFDRIHYPLPLPYHGKPDPAALQKEIRALKTELNALANHVGHKPAEPEIRRLRTELTLVREEKEALAKALERLQLVGSASTPGGGARGLREVVRSLEDQLLRERAKSQHTTSKRGQEQRLQLEQLEELRASERALRIRVKSLTNELALLRRGRMTSGVTPALSGCSASRGDGEIRRSLSRERSLGRVVVRARSGSRERTEERGRRSEGQRADSSGPRSYVSRPSPSPTGSRTPRFDPTAYIQDRQRRLREAELKNQRKVRREMLASPVLERGLERGRSRSREAYPQLTRAGSGSRGRSLSIESRRSRQSSDNSLVELDELTIRGRKQTYNGPTMPRGRHLTRKPHCSTPTHRVRSDKEGSIDGADLSEIDARLQALQDYMRDLDTGH encoded by the exons ATGGAGGCGGGTTCAGTGGTGCAGGAGGACATTACATTCCGAGGAGTGGAGTTTGCTGTGAAGATAGAACTAAAAGAAGGATTGCTAATAGTTGAGATCTCTGATGCAATGACAGCTGACCAGTGGAGGGGAGGGTTTGACCCAGCAT ACATCGAAGACCTATCCCGCAAAACAGGCAACTTCAAGCAGTTTCCCATCTTCTGCAGCATGTTGGAATCTGCTGTTAGTAAG ACTAGTGAGTCTGTTACCCTTGACCTCTTGACCTATGCTGACCTGGAGCTCTTGCGGAACCGGAAGGCTGGAGTCGTTGGTCGTCCCCGAGCCCAACAGCAATCTCCTAACCTCAGTGCCAAAAGATACCTAATTCTTATCTACACTGTGGAATTTGACAG AATCCACTACCCCCTGCCCCTGCCCTACCATGGCAAGCCTGACCCTGCCGCCCTGCAGAAGGAGATCAGAGCCCTGAAGACTGAGCTAAACGCCCTGGCCAACCATGTAGGTCACAAACCAGCAGAGCCAGAGATACGCCGGCTACGGACAGA actcacattggtgagagaggagaaggaggcccTGGCCAAGGCTTTGGAGCGTCTGCAGTTAGTGGGGTCTGCTTCCACCCCTGGAGGAGGGGCTCGGGGGCTGAGAGAGGTGGTCAGGAGTTTAGAGGACCAGCTCCTCAGAGAGAGGGCCAAGAGTCAGCACACAACCAGCAAGAGGGGCCAGGAGCAGCGCCTCCAACTGGAGCAG TTGGAGGAGCTAAGGGCATCAGAGCGAGCTCTACGGATTCGCGTTAAGAGTTTGACCAATGAACTGGCGTTGCTAAGACGAGG TAGGATGACCAGTGGGGTGACCCCTGCCCTCTCTGGGTGCAGTGCCTCGCGGGGTGATGGGGAGATCAGGCGTTCACTGTCTCGGGAACGTAGTTTGGGACGTGTTGTAGTTCGGGCTCGCTCAGGgtccagagagaggacagaagagaggggtCGGAGGTCAGAAGGCCAGAGGGCAGACTCCTCAGGGCCCCGCTCGTATGTCTCCAGACCCTCACCTTCTCCCACAG GTTCGCGGACGCCACGCTTTGACCCCACTGCATATATCCAGGACAGACAGCGCCGACTGAGAGAGGCGGAACTCAAAAA cCAGAGAAAGGTCAGAAGAGAAATGTTAGCGTCACCTGTTCTGGAGAGGGGCCTAGAGAGGGGGCGGTCTCGGTCCAGGGAGGCTTATCCCCAGCTGACCAGGGCAGGCAgtgggagcagagggaggagctTATCAATTGAGAGTAGGAGAAGCAGACAGTCCTCTGATAATTCATTGGTGGAGTTGGATGAGTTGACAATCAG AGGAAGGAAGCAGACCTACAATGGTCCAACCATG CCCAGAGGAAGACATTTGACCAGGAAGCCCCATTGTAGCACTCCCACACACAGGGTACGATCAGACAAAG AAGGCTCCATAGATGGGGCTGACCTGTCAGAGATCGATGCCCGGCTGCAGGCCCTACAGGACTACATGAGGGACCTGGACACGGGACACTAA
- the LOC118390734 gene encoding cysteinyl leukotriene receptor 2-like produces MTRMQQYWTTERGLTGGTDNMSLESGMSNLTCDCPIDSFKHSVFPATYLLIFFLGLIANSASLWVFLSMYRRRRSITMVNLYMVNLLMSDLMLVCSLPLRSAYYLLDSHWPFGDLTCRLVSYVFYINMYGSVYFLLALSVLRYLAVSYPYTFMSLQGGSCGWGGCLLIWIFVSLASTPLLSIGTIQEGEEQTRCLELGSSLGTIILLNRAALVVGFALPFTVISVCYICVLLSLRQCRAGVEAMRKPSTRKSFALVILGLCIFLICFLPYHVVRTLFLAAERNAQLNGCEDSCSYLQGIRKAAVVTLCLAAGNSCLDPFLFFFVGENFRDFCTKNCWRQRRVINNTERPRIQELQPI; encoded by the coding sequence GTCTAACTGGAGGCACAGACAATATGAGTCTGGAGTCAGGGATGAGTAATCTGACATGTGATTGTCCCATCGACAGCTTCAAGCACAGTGTGTTTCCTGCTACGTACCTGCTCATCTTCTTCCTGGGCCTAATAGCCAACAGTGCCTCCCTCTGGGTCTTTCTGAGCAtgtacaggaggaggaggagcatcaCCATGGTCAACCTGTACATGGTGAACCTGCTGATGTCTGACCTCATGCTGGTGTGCTCTCTGCCCCTGAGATCAGCATACTACCTGCTGGACTCCCATTGGCCGTTTGGGGACCTCACCTGCCGCCTGGTCTCCTACGTATTCTATATCAACATGTATGGCTCTGTCTACTTCCTGCTGGCCCTGAGTGTCCTCCGTTACCTAGCCGTATCATACCCCTATACCTTCATGAGTCTGCAGGGTGGATCCTGTGGTTGGGGAGGGTGTCTGCTCATCTGGATATTTGTGTCCCTGGCCTCTACACCCCTACTGAGTATTGGGACTATCCAGGAGGGGGAAGAGCAGACCCGCTGTCTGGAGCTGGGTAGCAGCTTGGGTACCATCATTCTTCTGAACCGTGCTGCCCTGGTGGTGGGCTTTGCCCTGCCCTTCACTGTCATCTCTGTCTGCTACATATGTGTGCTGCTCAGCCTGAGGCAGTGTAGGGCTGGGGTGGAGGCGATGAGGAAGCCCTCTACAAGAAAGTCTTTTGCCCTTGTCATCCTCGGTCTCTGCATCTTCCTGATCTGCTTCCTGCCCTATCATGTGGTGCGAACCCTCTTCCTGGCAGCAGAGCGGAATGCTCAACTAAATGGCTGTGAGGATTCTTGCAGCTACCTCCAGGGGATTCGGAAGGCTGCCGTGGTAACGCTCTGTCTTGCAGCGGGTAACAGCTGCCTGGACCCGTTCCTTTTCTTCTTTGTGGGAGAAAACTTCAGAGATTTCTGCACAAAAAATTGTTGGAGGCAGAGGAGAGTtattaacaacacagagagaccaaGGATTCAAGAGCTGCAGCCCATATAA